A portion of the Macaca mulatta isolate MMU2019108-1 chromosome 4, T2T-MMU8v2.0, whole genome shotgun sequence genome contains these proteins:
- the CCN6 gene encoding cellular communication network factor 6 — protein sequence MNKRRLLYPSGWLHGPSDMRGLLFSTLLLADLAQFCCRAQGTGPLDTTPEGRPGEVSDAHQRKQFCHWPCKCPHQKPHCPPGVSLVRDGCGCCKICAKQPGEICNEADLCDPHKGLYCDYSVDRPRYETGVCAYLVAVGCEFNQVHYHNGQVFQPNPLFSCLCVSGAIGCTPLFIPKLADGHCSGAKGGKKSDQSNCGLEPLLQQLSTSYKTMPAYRNLPLIWKKKCLVQATKWTPCSRTCGMGISNRVTNENSNCEMRKEKRLCYIQPCDSNILKTIKIPKGKTCQPTFQLSKAEKFVFSGCSSTQSYKPTFCGICLDKRCCIPNKSKMITIQFDCPNEGSFKWKMLWITSCVCQRNCREPGDIFSELKIL from the exons TTCTGCTGCAGGGCACAGGGCACTGGACCGTTAGATACAACACCCGAAGGAAGGCCTGGAGAAGTGTCAGATGCACATCAGCGTAAACAGTTTTGTCACTGGCCCTGCAAATGCCCTCATCAGAAGCCCCATTGCCCTCCTGGAGTGAGCCTGGTGAGAGACGGCTGTGGATGCTGTAAAATCTGTGCCAAGCAACCAGGGGAAATCTGCAATGAAGCTGACCTCTGTGACCCACACAAAGGGCTGTATTGTGACTACTCAGTAGACAGGCCTAGGTACGAGACTGGAGTGTGTGCAT acCTTGTAGCTGTTGGATGCGAGTTCAACCAGGTACATTATCACAATGGCCAAGTGTTTCAGCCCAACCCCTTGTTTAGCTGCCTCTGTGTGAGTGGCGCCATTGGATGCACGCCTCTGTTTATACCAAAGCTGGCTGACGGTCACTGCTCTGGAGCTAAAGGTGGAAAGAAGTCTGATCAGTCAAACTGTGGCCTGGAACCATTACTACAGCAGCTTTCAACAAGCTACAAAACAATGCCAG CTTATAGAAATCTCCcacttatttggaaaaaaaaatgtctcgTGCAAGCAACAAAGTGGACTCCCTGCTCCAGAACATGTGGGATGGGAATATCTAATAGGGTGACCAATGAAAACAGCAACtgtgaaatgagaaaagagaaaagactgtGTTACATTCAGCCTTGTGACAGCAATATATTAAAGACAATAAAG ATCCCCAAAGGAAAAACATGCCAACCTACTTTCCAACTCTCCAAAGCTGaaaaatttgtcttttctggatGCTCAAGTACTCAGAGTTACAAACCcactttttgtggaatatgcTTGGATAAGAGATGCTGTATCCCTAATAAGTCTAAAATGATTACTATTCAATTCGATTGCCCAAATGAGGGGTCATTTAAATGGAAGATGCTGTGGATTACATCTTGTGTATGTCAGAGAAACTGCAGAGAACCTGGAGATATATTTTCTGAGCTCAAGATTCTGTAA